Proteins encoded by one window of Bdellovibrionota bacterium:
- a CDS encoding POTRA domain-containing protein, which yields MIRKIVIGFCFWFLILPGAYAADVARVVIEGNKRIERDAILAVIQSKPKSSMDRSKISQDVRSIYRMGFFKDVQVSFEEASGALTFKVVEKTSIREIVFSGNDEEKTEDLQKEVQTKAFTYLDDNKIREDVARLRKYYDGKGFYLADIASGLTPLPNNEARLTFKIQENKKVVVRRINILGNKVFSDSELKKVMQTKEKGLFSFFTQSGSYREEVLNADRQSLRGY from the coding sequence ATGATCCGAAAAATCGTCATCGGATTTTGCTTTTGGTTCCTCATCTTGCCGGGCGCGTATGCGGCTGACGTAGCGCGCGTCGTGATCGAAGGAAACAAGCGGATCGAGCGCGACGCCATTTTAGCCGTGATCCAATCCAAGCCGAAAAGTTCGATGGACCGGTCCAAAATTTCCCAAGATGTTCGAAGCATCTATCGAATGGGCTTTTTTAAGGACGTTCAAGTCTCCTTCGAAGAAGCGTCGGGCGCGTTGACATTCAAGGTCGTCGAAAAAACGTCGATTCGTGAGATTGTATTTTCCGGAAACGACGAGGAAAAGACGGAAGATCTTCAGAAAGAGGTCCAAACCAAAGCCTTCACGTACCTGGATGACAATAAAATCCGCGAAGACGTCGCCCGCCTGAGAAAATATTACGATGGAAAGGGATTCTATTTAGCCGACATTGCGAGCGGGCTGACGCCGCTCCCGAATAATGAGGCACGACTGACATTTAAGATTCAAGAAAACAAGAAGGTCGTCGTCCGCCGAATCAATATTTTGGGCAACAAGGTCTTTTCGGACTCTGAATTGAAGAAAGTGATGCAGACCAAGGAAAAGGGGCTCTTTTCCTTCTTTACGCAAAGCGGCTCGTATCGGGAAGAGGTGCTGAATGCCGATCGTCAGTCGCTTCGGGGCTATTA